From Synechococcus sp. A10-1-5-1, a single genomic window includes:
- the rpsO gene encoding 30S ribosomal protein S15, whose translation MSLDTTKKQELINAHQTHGTDTGSVEVQVAMLSERISKLSGHLQGNIHDFSSRQGLLKMIGRRKRLLSYLRSNSEKRYTDLIQKLGIRG comes from the coding sequence ATGTCGCTCGACACAACCAAGAAGCAGGAACTAATCAACGCTCACCAGACCCATGGCACCGACACCGGTTCCGTGGAAGTTCAGGTGGCGATGCTGAGCGAGCGCATCAGCAAGCTGAGTGGTCACCTGCAAGGCAACATCCATGACTTCTCGTCCCGCCAGGGTCTGCTGAAGATGATCGGTCGCCGCAAGCGCCTCCTCAGCTACCTGCGCAGCAACAGCGAGAAGCGCTACACCGACCTGATCCAAAAGCTGGGCATCCGCGGCTGA
- the ruvA gene encoding Holliday junction branch migration protein RuvA, whose amino-acid sequence MIGWLQGQLADRWHLNNRFAVLLVCSGVGYEVHMPRRHWDQLGGNGTEATLHIHQVIREDSWTLYGFSARHERDLFRELVAVSGVGPQMALGLLGLLSCEELVRAIVQADLRQLCQAPGVGKRTAERLSVELRTRLQERYGESLQLSQADDLQAGDGVGGPAEGVREEVQLTLAALGYEALEINRALRAVSQQSQELGEDGDAWLRESLRYLSRDAA is encoded by the coding sequence ATGATCGGCTGGCTGCAAGGGCAACTCGCCGATCGCTGGCATCTGAACAACCGATTCGCCGTTCTGCTGGTCTGTTCAGGCGTGGGCTACGAAGTCCACATGCCCCGCAGGCACTGGGATCAGCTCGGGGGGAACGGCACAGAAGCCACCCTTCATATCCACCAGGTCATCCGTGAGGACAGCTGGACGCTCTACGGCTTCTCTGCGCGGCATGAGCGGGATCTATTCCGCGAGCTTGTGGCCGTCAGCGGCGTTGGGCCGCAGATGGCCCTGGGGCTACTCGGTCTTCTGAGTTGCGAAGAGCTGGTGCGAGCGATTGTGCAGGCCGACCTGCGTCAGCTCTGCCAGGCGCCCGGGGTGGGCAAGCGCACCGCAGAGCGGCTCTCAGTGGAGTTGCGAACGCGGCTGCAGGAGCGCTACGGCGAGAGCCTGCAGTTGAGCCAAGCCGATGATCTTCAGGCCGGCGACGGCGTAGGGGGTCCAGCGGAGGGCGTCAGGGAGGAAGTTCAGCTGACCCTTGCGGCCCTGGGCTACGAAGCACTGGAGATCAACCGGGCCCTGCGGGCCGTCAGCCAGCAAAGCCAGGAGTTGGGTGAGGACGGTGACGCCTGGCTACGTGAAAGCCTGCGTTACCTCTCCCGCGATGCAGCCTGA